A single window of Pseudarthrobacter psychrotolerans DNA harbors:
- the panB gene encoding 3-methyl-2-oxobutanoate hydroxymethyltransferase, with protein MASTNSSESSASAEVHAPYGNGPAPVQAPSSEANAKPAPRVRIHHLQQAKRDGKRFAMLTAYEQYSAEIFDQAGIEVLLVGDSASNNVFGNETSLPVTVDELLPLCRAVARSAKRALVVADLPFGSYEVSAQQGVETGVRFLKEGLAHAVKIEGGKYYAETVRAMVQAGVPVMAHIGFTPQSEHALGGYRVQGRGDDAQRLIDDAVALAEAGAFAVLMEMVPADTAAAVDAAVSVPTVGIGAGNATTGQVLVWQDMAGLRGGRMAKFVKQYADLRTTLSDAAKEYGDEVRSGQFPGPEHSF; from the coding sequence ATGGCCTCAACCAATAGCTCTGAGTCAAGCGCGTCCGCTGAAGTACACGCACCTTACGGAAACGGACCTGCACCGGTGCAGGCGCCGTCGTCGGAAGCCAACGCGAAGCCCGCACCCAGGGTGCGCATCCACCACCTGCAGCAGGCCAAGCGGGACGGCAAACGCTTCGCCATGCTGACCGCCTACGAGCAGTACAGTGCGGAGATCTTCGACCAGGCGGGCATCGAGGTCCTCCTGGTGGGCGATTCGGCCTCCAACAATGTGTTCGGCAACGAGACCAGCCTGCCGGTCACGGTGGATGAACTCCTGCCGCTCTGCCGCGCTGTGGCGCGGTCCGCCAAGCGCGCCCTGGTGGTGGCAGACCTGCCGTTCGGCAGTTATGAAGTCTCGGCGCAGCAGGGTGTTGAAACAGGCGTCCGGTTCCTCAAGGAAGGACTGGCCCACGCTGTCAAGATCGAGGGCGGAAAATACTACGCGGAAACCGTCCGGGCCATGGTCCAGGCCGGCGTCCCGGTCATGGCCCACATCGGCTTCACCCCCCAGAGTGAACATGCGCTGGGCGGTTACCGGGTCCAGGGCCGCGGGGATGACGCGCAGCGCCTGATTGACGACGCCGTGGCGCTGGCTGAGGCGGGGGCGTTCGCCGTCCTGATGGAAATGGTTCCAGCCGACACGGCAGCCGCAGTTGACGCGGCGGTCAGCGTGCCGACGGTGGGGATCGGCGCCGGCAACGCCACCACGGGGCAAGTGCTGGTGTGGCAGGACATGGCCGGGTTGCGCGGTGGCAGGATGGCGAAGTTCGTCAAACAGTACGCTGACCTGCGCACTACCCTCAGCGACGCGGCCAAAGAGTACGGCGACGAGGTCCGTTCAGGCCAGTTCCCCGGCCCGGAGCACTCCTTTTAG
- a CDS encoding SPOR domain-containing protein, with translation MTEYWYNVNTHEVEEDALSDWSQLIGPYKTREEAEHALEKVKARNEAWDKQDDQD, from the coding sequence ATGACTGAGTACTGGTACAACGTGAACACCCACGAGGTGGAAGAAGACGCACTCTCGGACTGGAGCCAGCTGATCGGCCCCTACAAGACCCGCGAAGAGGCCGAGCATGCCCTCGAAAAGGTCAAGGCACGCAATGAGGCGTGGGACAAACAGGACGACCAAGACTGA
- a CDS encoding flavin reductase family protein: MTDKTPFEGTFKEMFRRHAAGVAIITVNYQGEPYGFTATSVASLSAQPPRFTFNMARSSSSWPAVANATHLGVHMLGLENQALADRFARTKDRFGGDHWELGPHEVPVLKDVAGWLIGKIQMRLSFENNAVVVVEVVDGEVGDDGSPLLYHAGGYGQPVPLDYEI; encoded by the coding sequence ATGACAGACAAGACGCCGTTCGAGGGCACCTTCAAGGAAATGTTCCGGCGGCATGCGGCCGGGGTCGCCATCATCACCGTGAACTACCAGGGCGAACCCTACGGATTTACCGCCACGTCCGTGGCGTCATTGTCCGCACAGCCGCCGCGGTTCACCTTCAACATGGCGCGCAGTTCAAGTTCCTGGCCGGCGGTGGCCAACGCCACCCACCTCGGCGTCCACATGCTGGGTCTGGAAAACCAGGCGCTGGCCGACCGTTTCGCGCGTACCAAGGACAGGTTCGGCGGGGACCACTGGGAACTTGGCCCGCACGAGGTCCCGGTCCTCAAAGACGTCGCGGGCTGGCTGATCGGCAAGATCCAGATGCGGCTCTCCTTCGAGAACAACGCCGTGGTGGTGGTCGAAGTTGTGGACGGCGAAGTGGGCGACGACGGTTCGCCGCTGCTATACCACGCCGGCGGCTATGGCCAGCCGGTCCCGCTGGACTACGAGATCTGA
- the dnaE gene encoding DNA polymerase III subunit alpha, producing MTSSNASFVHLHNHTEYSMLDGAARLGELFNETERLGMPALATTDHGYLFGAFDFWKRATDQGIKPIIGVEAYVTPGTARTDKSRVRWGEEHQRKDDISGGGSYTHMTLLSYNNVGMRNLFRASSIGSLDAVFGKWPRLDRELLNTYSEGLIATTGCPSGEVQTRLRLGQYREAMEAASEFRDIFGAENYFCELMDHGLDIERRVTGDLLRLAKDLNLPLVATNDLHYTHEHDAKAHEALLAIQSGSTLLEPSYDNGGSRFAFSGSGYYLKSPQEMRELFRDHPEACDNTLLIAERCDVSFNTGANYMPRFPCPPGEDETSWLVKEVATGLEYRYPGGVPDKVRTQADYELEVITSMGFPGYFLVVADFINWAKKNGIRVGPGRGSGAGSMVAYAMRITDLDPLLHGLIFERFLNPDRVSMPDFDVDFDDRRRSEVIDYVTRKYGDERVAMIVTYGTIKTKQALKDSSRVLGYPFSMGEQLTKALPPAVMAKDIPLADIQNKDSKRYSEAGDFRQLIATDPEAAKVFETALGIEGLKRQWGVHAAGVIMSSDPIIDVIPVMRRIQDGQVITQFDYPTCEGLGLIKMDFLGLRNLTIISDALENIKLNRGLDLDLDSLALDDVASYELLARGDTLGVFQLDGGPMRSLLKLMKPDNFEDISAVLALYRPGPMGANAHTDYALRKNGIQEVIPIHPELKEPLAEILGGTYGLIVYQEQVMAVAQKLAGYSLGQADILRRAMGKKKKSELDKQFAGFSQGMQDNGYSMAAVKTLWDILLPFSDYAFNKAHSAAYGVISYWTAYLKAHFAPEYMAALLTSVGDDKDKSAIYLNECRRMGITVLPPDVNESALNFTPVSTDIRFGMGAIRNVGVNAVEAMVAAREKEGAYTSFKDYLMKVPAVVCNKRTIESLIKAGAFDSLNHHRRALAMIHEEAIDSVITLKRNEAIGQFDLFAGFEEAESEASLSIEIPDLPEWEKKDKLSFERDMLGLYVSDHPLQGLEGLLSQHADQSITSIIGEDGPHDGAIITISGMITSLSRRIAKASGNAYARAEIEDLGGSMEVMFFGQVYGPIASVLAEDLIVVVKGRLQRRDDGAVALNCMELSVPDLSEGTNGPVLISMPTHKATEAVVTELGDVLRNHRGNSEVRLHLQGDTRTEVMGLPVHLRVNPSPSLFGDLKVLLGPTCLDN from the coding sequence GTGACTTCCAGCAATGCCTCGTTCGTCCATCTCCATAACCACACCGAATACTCCATGTTGGACGGCGCAGCCCGCCTGGGTGAGCTCTTCAACGAGACTGAACGCCTCGGGATGCCGGCCCTGGCCACCACCGACCACGGGTACCTGTTCGGAGCCTTCGATTTCTGGAAACGCGCCACGGACCAGGGGATCAAGCCGATTATCGGCGTCGAGGCCTACGTCACCCCCGGCACCGCGCGGACGGACAAAAGCCGTGTGCGCTGGGGCGAGGAACACCAGCGCAAGGACGACATCTCCGGCGGCGGCTCCTACACCCATATGACGCTGTTGAGCTATAACAACGTCGGCATGCGCAACCTCTTCCGGGCCTCGTCCATTGGCTCGCTGGACGCAGTCTTCGGCAAATGGCCTCGTTTGGACCGTGAGCTGTTGAACACATACTCCGAAGGCCTGATCGCCACCACTGGCTGCCCTTCAGGCGAAGTGCAAACCCGCCTGCGGCTGGGCCAGTACCGCGAGGCCATGGAAGCTGCCTCGGAATTCCGTGACATTTTCGGTGCGGAGAACTACTTCTGCGAACTGATGGACCATGGCCTGGACATCGAACGCCGGGTCACGGGCGACCTTCTGCGGCTGGCCAAGGATCTTAACCTGCCCCTGGTGGCCACCAACGATCTGCACTACACGCACGAACACGATGCCAAGGCACACGAGGCCCTGCTTGCCATCCAGTCAGGTTCCACGCTGCTGGAGCCATCGTATGACAACGGCGGCTCTCGCTTCGCGTTCTCCGGCAGCGGCTACTACCTCAAGTCTCCGCAGGAGATGCGGGAGTTGTTCAGGGACCACCCGGAGGCTTGCGACAACACACTGCTGATCGCCGAGCGCTGCGATGTCTCGTTCAACACCGGCGCAAACTACATGCCGCGGTTCCCCTGCCCGCCGGGCGAGGACGAGACATCCTGGCTGGTTAAGGAAGTTGCCACCGGACTGGAATACCGGTACCCGGGCGGTGTTCCGGATAAAGTCCGCACGCAGGCTGACTACGAGCTCGAAGTCATCACCTCCATGGGGTTCCCGGGATACTTCCTGGTGGTGGCAGACTTCATCAACTGGGCAAAGAAAAACGGCATCCGCGTCGGTCCGGGCCGTGGCTCCGGAGCCGGCTCCATGGTGGCGTACGCCATGCGCATCACGGACCTTGATCCGCTCCTGCATGGCCTGATCTTTGAACGGTTCCTCAACCCGGACCGTGTGTCCATGCCTGACTTCGACGTTGACTTCGATGACCGTCGCCGGTCAGAGGTCATCGACTATGTGACCCGGAAATACGGCGACGAGCGTGTGGCCATGATTGTCACGTACGGCACCATCAAGACCAAGCAGGCGCTGAAGGACTCCTCCCGTGTGCTGGGTTACCCGTTCAGCATGGGGGAGCAGCTGACCAAGGCACTCCCGCCGGCTGTGATGGCCAAGGACATTCCGCTCGCCGACATCCAGAACAAGGACTCCAAGCGCTACAGCGAGGCCGGTGACTTCCGCCAGCTGATCGCTACGGATCCCGAGGCCGCCAAGGTCTTCGAGACGGCGCTCGGTATCGAAGGGCTGAAGCGCCAGTGGGGCGTGCACGCCGCCGGCGTCATTATGTCCTCGGACCCCATCATCGACGTCATCCCGGTCATGCGGCGCATCCAGGACGGCCAGGTGATCACGCAGTTCGACTACCCCACCTGCGAGGGCCTGGGCCTGATCAAGATGGACTTCCTCGGCCTGCGGAACCTGACGATCATTTCCGACGCTTTGGAGAACATCAAGCTCAACCGCGGCCTGGATCTGGACCTGGACAGCCTGGCCCTTGATGACGTGGCCTCGTACGAACTGCTGGCCCGGGGCGACACCCTGGGCGTGTTCCAGCTTGATGGCGGCCCCATGCGCTCCCTGCTTAAGCTGATGAAGCCTGACAACTTCGAAGATATCTCGGCCGTGCTGGCGCTTTACCGGCCCGGCCCAATGGGCGCCAACGCGCACACCGACTACGCGCTGCGCAAGAACGGGATCCAGGAAGTCATCCCGATCCACCCCGAACTCAAGGAACCTCTTGCTGAAATCCTTGGCGGGACCTACGGCCTGATCGTCTATCAGGAGCAGGTTATGGCCGTGGCGCAGAAACTCGCCGGCTATTCCCTCGGGCAGGCGGACATCCTGCGGCGCGCCATGGGTAAAAAGAAAAAATCCGAGCTGGACAAGCAGTTCGCAGGTTTCTCCCAGGGCATGCAGGACAACGGCTACTCCATGGCCGCCGTCAAGACCCTTTGGGACATCCTGCTGCCGTTCTCCGACTACGCATTCAACAAGGCCCACTCCGCCGCCTACGGTGTGATCTCCTACTGGACCGCCTACCTGAAGGCGCACTTTGCGCCGGAATACATGGCTGCCCTGCTGACGTCGGTCGGTGACGACAAGGACAAATCGGCAATCTACCTCAACGAATGCCGGCGCATGGGAATCACCGTGCTGCCGCCGGACGTGAACGAATCCGCGCTGAACTTCACCCCGGTAAGTACCGACATCCGCTTCGGCATGGGCGCCATCCGCAACGTGGGCGTCAACGCCGTCGAAGCCATGGTGGCCGCACGCGAAAAGGAAGGCGCCTACACGTCCTTCAAGGACTACCTCATGAAGGTTCCCGCCGTGGTCTGCAACAAGCGGACCATTGAATCCCTGATCAAGGCCGGGGCCTTCGATTCCCTCAACCACCACCGGCGCGCTCTGGCGATGATCCATGAAGAGGCCATCGACTCCGTCATTACCCTCAAACGAAACGAAGCGATCGGCCAGTTCGATCTCTTCGCCGGTTTCGAGGAGGCCGAATCCGAAGCATCGCTGAGCATCGAGATTCCCGACCTGCCGGAATGGGAGAAGAAGGACAAACTCTCGTTTGAGCGTGACATGCTTGGCCTGTACGTGTCAGACCACCCGCTGCAGGGCCTGGAAGGACTCCTCAGCCAGCACGCGGACCAGTCCATCACCTCGATCATCGGCGAGGACGGGCCGCACGACGGCGCCATCATCACCATCTCCGGCATGATCACCTCGCTCAGCCGAAGGATCGCCAAGGCCAGTGGCAACGCCTATGCCCGCGCCGAAATCGAAGACCTCGGCGGTTCGATGGAGGTGATGTTCTTCGGCCAGGTCTACGGCCCCATCGCGTCGGTCCTTGCCGAGGACCTGATCGTAGTGGTCAAGGGCCGCCTGCAGCGGCGGGACGACGGAGCCGTGGCGCTGAACTGCATGGAACTGTCCGTGCCGGACCTCAGTGAAGGAACCAACGGCCCCGTGCTCATTTCGATGCCCACCCACAAGGCCACCGAGGCTGTGGTCACCGAACTGGGCGACGTCCTTCGGAACCATCGGGGGAACTCGGAGGTCCGGCTGCACCTGCAGGGTGACACCCGAACGGAAGTCATGGGGCTGCCCGTCCATCTCAGGGTCAACCCCAGTCCTTCACTGTTCGGCGATCTGAAGGTGCTCCTGGGCCCAACCTGCCTGGATAACTAG
- the map gene encoding type I methionyl aminopeptidase — translation MPSLASTAPTGTLTRGTVSPQLPVPASIPRPEYVGKPGPAKFTGSEIKSAGTLEKIRIASRIAAQAIVEVGNHIRPGVTTDQLDKVGHEFLLDHKAYPSTLGYRGFPKSLCSSLNEVICHGIPDSTVVQDGDILNIDITAFINGVHGDTNHTFLVGDVDDESRLLVERTRETLNRAIKAVAPGREINVIGRAIQSYAKRFGYGVVRDFTGHGVGEAFHTGLIIPHYDAAPAYNTVIETGMVFTIEPMLTLGTIEWDMWEDDWTVVTRDHKRTAQFEHTLLVTESGAEILTLP, via the coding sequence ATGCCTTCCCTAGCCTCGACTGCACCCACCGGCACGCTTACCCGCGGAACCGTCAGCCCGCAGCTTCCCGTTCCGGCGTCCATCCCGCGCCCGGAATACGTGGGCAAGCCCGGCCCGGCCAAGTTCACGGGCTCCGAGATCAAATCCGCCGGGACCCTCGAGAAAATCCGGATCGCCAGCCGGATCGCCGCACAGGCCATCGTTGAGGTGGGCAACCACATCAGGCCCGGCGTGACCACGGACCAGTTGGACAAGGTGGGTCACGAATTCCTGCTGGACCACAAGGCCTACCCATCCACCCTTGGCTACCGCGGGTTCCCGAAGTCCCTGTGCTCGTCGCTGAATGAAGTGATCTGCCACGGCATCCCGGACAGCACAGTGGTCCAGGACGGCGACATCCTCAACATCGACATCACTGCTTTTATCAACGGAGTCCACGGCGACACGAACCATACGTTTTTGGTGGGCGACGTCGATGACGAATCGCGTCTCCTGGTGGAGCGCACCCGGGAAACCCTCAACCGTGCCATCAAAGCCGTAGCTCCCGGCCGGGAGATCAACGTGATCGGCCGCGCCATCCAGTCCTACGCCAAGCGTTTCGGCTACGGCGTGGTGCGGGACTTCACCGGCCACGGCGTCGGCGAAGCGTTCCATACAGGCCTGATCATCCCGCATTACGATGCAGCGCCTGCCTACAATACGGTGATCGAGACCGGCATGGTGTTCACCATCGAACCTATGCTGACACTCGGCACCATCGAATGGGACATGTGGGAGGACGACTGGACTGTTGTCACCCGCGACCACAAGCGGACCGCCCAGTTTGAGCACACGCTGCTGGTGACAGAGTCCGGCGCCGAAATCCTTACGCTCCCCTGA
- a CDS encoding ROK family protein, with protein sequence MAKKDEKSHKNAPLIGIDIGGTGIKGGIVDLKKGKLLGERFRVPTPQPATPDAVADVVAQVVAELSSRPEAPAADSPVGVTFPGIIQHGVVHSAANVDKSWLNTDIDALLTARLGRPVEVINDADAAGLAEARFGAGKGVDGTVLVITLGTGIGSAFIFDGRLVPNAELGHLEIDGFDAESKASAVARERDGLTWEEYSVLLQRYFSHVEFLFSPELFIVGGGISKRADEYLPRLKLRTPIVPAELKNEAGIVGAAVEIAVKHKLTK encoded by the coding sequence TTGGCCAAGAAGGACGAGAAATCGCACAAGAACGCCCCGCTGATCGGCATTGACATCGGCGGTACGGGAATCAAGGGCGGCATCGTCGACCTGAAAAAAGGCAAGCTCCTGGGTGAGCGGTTCCGCGTGCCTACGCCCCAGCCCGCCACCCCTGACGCCGTAGCCGACGTCGTAGCGCAGGTGGTTGCCGAGCTTTCAAGCCGCCCGGAGGCACCGGCCGCGGACTCGCCCGTGGGCGTCACATTCCCCGGCATCATCCAGCACGGCGTGGTCCATTCTGCGGCCAACGTGGACAAGAGTTGGCTCAACACTGATATTGATGCTTTGCTCACCGCACGGCTTGGCCGCCCGGTGGAGGTCATCAACGACGCCGACGCCGCCGGGCTGGCGGAAGCCCGTTTTGGCGCGGGCAAAGGTGTGGACGGGACTGTCCTGGTGATCACCCTCGGCACCGGAATCGGCTCAGCATTCATCTTCGATGGCCGCCTCGTCCCCAACGCAGAACTGGGGCACCTGGAGATCGACGGCTTTGACGCCGAAAGCAAGGCCTCAGCCGTGGCCCGCGAACGGGACGGACTGACCTGGGAGGAATACAGCGTGTTGCTGCAGCGGTACTTCTCCCACGTGGAATTCCTGTTCTCACCCGAGCTGTTCATCGTGGGCGGTGGCATCTCCAAGCGCGCCGACGAGTATCTGCCGCGCCTGAAACTGCGGACCCCGATCGTGCCGGCCGAACTCAAGAATGAGGCCGGGATCGTCGGCGCCGCCGTCGAAATTGCAGTGAAGCACAAGCTCACAAAATAA
- the nrdR gene encoding transcriptional regulator NrdR encodes MYCPFCRNPDSRVVDSRMADDGSAIRRRRQCPECGRRFTTVETTSLSVIKRSGVGEPFSRSKVINGVRKACQGRPVSEDDLALLAQEVEEQIRASGAAEIDAHEVGLIILGPLQKLDQVAYLRFASVYQAFESLEDFETAIALLRHESVEEGTQHAAAAAKSSEKSPL; translated from the coding sequence ATGTACTGTCCATTTTGCCGCAATCCGGACTCCCGCGTTGTGGACAGCCGGATGGCCGATGACGGCTCGGCCATCCGCCGCCGCCGGCAGTGCCCGGAATGCGGCCGCAGGTTCACCACCGTGGAAACCACCAGCCTTTCAGTGATCAAACGCTCCGGGGTGGGCGAACCCTTCAGCCGGAGCAAGGTCATCAACGGCGTGCGTAAAGCATGCCAGGGCCGGCCGGTCAGCGAAGATGACCTTGCGCTCCTTGCCCAGGAGGTGGAGGAACAGATCCGTGCCTCGGGCGCGGCCGAGATCGACGCCCACGAAGTTGGCCTGATCATCCTTGGTCCGCTGCAGAAGCTTGACCAGGTGGCCTACCTTCGCTTTGCCAGCGTGTACCAGGCCTTCGAATCCCTTGAGGACTTCGAGACCGCCATTGCACTGCTCCGCCACGAGTCCGTGGAAGAAGGCACGCAACACGCGGCGGCGGCCGCCAAGAGCTCCGAAAAGAGCCCCCTGTAA
- the hisD gene encoding histidinol dehydrogenase, with the protein MTISPDSPATPPAAAVSFRTVDLRGRGLTLAGLRAAVPRARQHTVADAEQKVLDIIKAVRADGFTALSDLALRFDGVQQVHPRVPAASLARALAELVPAVRGALEESISRARRFADGQRPRDLDVELGDGALVSQNWVPVSRVGLYVPGGLAVYPSSVIMNVVPALAAGVQSIALASPPQKDFGGLPHPTILAAAALLGIDEVYAIGGAQAIAAFAYGVEANDAGPALEPVDVVTGPGNIFVATAKRLVKGVVGIDSEAGTTEIAILADSTAQPDLVAADLISQAEHDPQAASVLITDSEDLAAAVRVELDRQAAGTKHSARVCEALSGPQSGVVLVEDLEQGIAACDAYAAEHLEIMTADAAAVAARIRNAGAIFVGDYSPVSLGDYCAGSNHVLPTSGTAAFSSGLNVTTFLRAIQVINYSRAALQEVSGHIVSLSGAEDLPAHGEAVTARFRQAH; encoded by the coding sequence GTGACCATTTCTCCTGATTCTCCAGCCACCCCTCCTGCCGCCGCTGTCAGCTTCCGGACAGTCGACCTTCGGGGCAGGGGCCTGACCCTCGCCGGGTTGCGTGCGGCTGTTCCCCGCGCCCGGCAGCACACCGTGGCGGATGCGGAACAAAAGGTACTGGACATCATCAAAGCCGTCCGCGCGGACGGCTTCACCGCCCTCAGTGACCTGGCACTCCGTTTTGACGGAGTCCAGCAGGTCCACCCGCGCGTCCCGGCGGCCTCGTTGGCCCGGGCGCTGGCGGAACTGGTTCCGGCGGTGCGCGGCGCGCTGGAAGAATCCATCAGCCGGGCCCGGCGCTTCGCGGACGGGCAGCGGCCGCGCGATCTCGACGTCGAACTCGGCGACGGCGCGCTGGTGAGCCAGAACTGGGTGCCCGTATCGCGGGTCGGCTTGTACGTTCCCGGCGGCCTCGCCGTCTATCCGTCGTCGGTCATCATGAATGTTGTCCCGGCGCTTGCTGCGGGAGTGCAGTCCATCGCCCTGGCATCGCCGCCGCAGAAGGACTTCGGCGGCCTCCCGCACCCCACCATCCTCGCCGCAGCGGCCCTGCTCGGCATTGACGAGGTCTACGCCATCGGCGGTGCACAGGCCATAGCTGCCTTCGCCTACGGCGTGGAGGCAAACGACGCCGGGCCGGCGCTGGAGCCTGTTGACGTGGTCACGGGTCCGGGAAATATTTTTGTGGCAACGGCGAAGCGCCTGGTCAAGGGTGTGGTGGGAATCGATTCCGAGGCGGGGACCACCGAAATCGCCATCCTGGCTGATTCAACGGCGCAACCTGACCTGGTGGCAGCAGACCTGATCAGCCAGGCGGAGCACGACCCCCAGGCGGCTTCCGTGCTCATCACGGACTCGGAGGACCTGGCCGCGGCAGTCCGCGTCGAACTGGACCGGCAGGCGGCCGGCACCAAGCACTCCGCACGCGTATGCGAGGCGCTGTCCGGCCCGCAGTCGGGAGTTGTCCTGGTGGAGGACCTGGAACAAGGCATCGCCGCCTGCGACGCCTACGCCGCTGAACACCTTGAAATCATGACCGCCGACGCGGCGGCGGTAGCTGCCCGGATCCGGAACGCGGGGGCGATCTTTGTGGGGGACTACAGTCCTGTCAGCCTGGGCGACTACTGCGCAGGCTCAAACCACGTCCTGCCCACCAGCGGGACCGCGGCCTTTTCCTCCGGACTGAATGTCACCACCTTCCTGCGCGCCATCCAGGTCATCAACTACAGCCGGGCTGCCTTGCAGGAAGTCAGCGGCCACATCGTGAGCCTGTCCGGCGCCGAAGACCTGCCGGCGCACGGTGAAGCTGTCACGGCACGCTTCCGCCAGGCGCACTGA